The genome window TGACGCCGAGCGGGGTGCCGCCGCCCACCGCGTCCTCGATCTGCTGGCCGCCCAGCGGGTCGACGGTGAGGAAGGCCACGTCGTACTCCGGGTCGGCGTCGTCCTGCCAGTGCTGGTCCACCGTCACCTTGCTGACGTGCCAGTCGCCGAGCGGGGCGGAGCCGTCCCGGTAGCCGGGGGCGAAGGCGAGGTCGCCCATCGGGCCCTCGCCGGACTGGTAGACGCAGTGCGCGGCGGTGACCAGCAGGTCGCGGTTCGGGCTGTCCACCACGCTGGCGGTGCAGGAGCGGGCATCGCCCTGGTCGGTGAGGCGCAGCACGCCGATCCGGGCGTTCACCCCGTCCGAGCCGGCCGTGACCGCGGTGATCCCGGGGTGCGGCCGGGCGGTGGCCCCCATCGCACCGCACCCGGTGGCGGCGAGGACGCCGAGCAGGGCGGCGCCGGTGCCCGCCGCGCGCCGCAGCCGCCGCGCCATCCGTTCCCCCCGGGTCTCCTGGGTGCGCCCGGCACGTCCGTGCGCACGGGTCGGCCCCAAGATCTACCAGGATCGACCGTCCGCGCACCAGCCCCGGGGTGGTTCAGGCGGTCGCCCGGTCGTAGAGCGCCTGCACGGCGTCGCCGAAGTAGCTGCTGTAGGAGGTGTTCGGGGTGTCCCCGCCCTGCTGGTAGCCGCCGATCACGCCGATCACGGTGCCCGTGTGGGTGGCGGGGTCGAAGCCGGTCACCCACGGGCTGCCGCTGGTGCCGCCGGTGTAGTCGGGGCAGTCGATCCGCAGCTGGGTCGGGCTCTGCTCGGTGGTGGCGTTCATGCAGGTGATCGGCACGTCCGCGCTGCTCGGGTAGCCGGTCAGCTTCACCGGCAGCTGGTAGCCCTGGTCGGTGCCGAGCTTGTTGGCGCCCAGCACCTGCTGCACCTGCTTGCCGCCCTGCGGCTGGACGATCGCGAAGGCCACGTCCAGGTCCTGGTTGCCGCTGTCGGCCCAGCTCTGGTCGACGGTGATCGCGGCCAGCGGCCAGACCCCGTTGGGCGCGTCGCCGTCGCGGTAGCCGGGCACGAAGACCAGGTCGTCGCGCTGGCCGACGCCGGGGTCGTAGACGCAGTGCGCGGCGGTGACGATCAGGTTCTGGCCCGCGCTGTCCACCACGCTCGCGGTGCAGAAGTGGTCGCCGCCGGCGTTGTTGGTGAAGACCGCGCCGACCAGGGCGTTCTGCGTGGTGGGGGAGGCGGTCCTGGTCGTGTCCTTGTGCTTGTCGAAGGCGGCCAGGAAGCGCTGCCGGTTCCAGCCGGCCGAGTGGCTCGGACCACCGCCGGGGGAGGCGGAGTGGACGGTGCTTGCGCTCGCGCCGGTCGCCTGCCCACTGACCGGCC of Kitasatospora viridis contains these proteins:
- a CDS encoding trypsin-like serine peptidase; translation: MARRLRRAAGTGAALLGVLAATGCGAMGATARPHPGITAVTAGSDGVNARIGVLRLTDQGDARSCTASVVDSPNRDLLVTAAHCVYQSGEGPMGDLAFAPGYRDGSAPLGDWHVSKVTVDQHWQDDADPEYDVAFLTVDPLGGQQIEDAVGGGTPLGVNRGFDLSVTVTGYPYDHEEPITCTTRTTAQSATQERFDCAGFSDGTSGSPWLSADGQLVGVIGGYQQGGDTPDTSYSVSFDGRVSSLFQQAVGG
- a CDS encoding trypsin-like serine peptidase, whose translation is MTVRRTALALTAALLPLAGCGTGGITSSGPVSGQATGASASTVHSASPGGGPSHSAGWNRQRFLAAFDKHKDTTRTASPTTQNALVGAVFTNNAGGDHFCTASVVDSAGQNLIVTAAHCVYDPGVGQRDDLVFVPGYRDGDAPNGVWPLAAITVDQSWADSGNQDLDVAFAIVQPQGGKQVQQVLGANKLGTDQGYQLPVKLTGYPSSADVPITCMNATTEQSPTQLRIDCPDYTGGTSGSPWVTGFDPATHTGTVIGVIGGYQQGGDTPNTSYSSYFGDAVQALYDRATA